Proteins encoded by one window of Arachis hypogaea cultivar Tifrunner chromosome 1, arahy.Tifrunner.gnm2.J5K5, whole genome shotgun sequence:
- the LOC112801452 gene encoding uncharacterized protein isoform X2 encodes MLFKADKLLSPKFQHSIVINFDFPKNSETYLHRASRLGSFGHLGLAVNLITYWDHFNLYFANISNISLGGMRRVFNFPQGQREQLACTWTSHTLIYFRKRLFVKCIVELSIWFLYPRKA; translated from the exons ATGTTATTTAAG GCTGATAAGCTTTTGTCCCCAAAATTCCAACATTCTAtagttattaattttgattttccCAAGAATTCAGAAACTTATCTCCATAGG GCCAGTCGCTTAGGGAGCTTTGGGCATCTTGGTTTAGCAGTTAACTTGATCACTTATTGGGACCACTTTAATTT ATATTTTGCTAACATTAGTAACATCAGTTTGGGGGGAATGAGAAGAGTTTTCAATTTCCCTCAGGGACAGAGAGAACAG TTGGCCTGCACTTGGACGTCTCACACCCTAATTTACTTCCGAAAGAG ATTATTCGTGAAGTGTATTGTGGAGCTTTCCATTTGGTTCCTTTATCCGAGGAAGGCCTAG
- the LOC112801452 gene encoding uncharacterized protein isoform X1, producing the protein MGTNHVMDEADKLLSPKFQHSIVINFDFPKNSETYLHRASRLGSFGHLGLAVNLITYWDHFNLYFANISNISLGGMRRVFNFPQGQREQLACTWTSHTLIYFRKRLFVKCIVELSIWFLYPRKA; encoded by the exons ATGGGAACTAATCATGTTATGGATGAG GCTGATAAGCTTTTGTCCCCAAAATTCCAACATTCTAtagttattaattttgattttccCAAGAATTCAGAAACTTATCTCCATAGG GCCAGTCGCTTAGGGAGCTTTGGGCATCTTGGTTTAGCAGTTAACTTGATCACTTATTGGGACCACTTTAATTT ATATTTTGCTAACATTAGTAACATCAGTTTGGGGGGAATGAGAAGAGTTTTCAATTTCCCTCAGGGACAGAGAGAACAG TTGGCCTGCACTTGGACGTCTCACACCCTAATTTACTTCCGAAAGAG ATTATTCGTGAAGTGTATTGTGGAGCTTTCCATTTGGTTCCTTTATCCGAGGAAGGCCTAG